Within Citrus sinensis cultivar Valencia sweet orange chromosome 1, DVS_A1.0, whole genome shotgun sequence, the genomic segment TTGATGGGTGATGGGTCATGCGTAATTTATTTGCTTGTAAccactatttttattatagtttttatttttgtaattgctTTTTGTAGACACGGACATCCcatgtttgatgaaattccCCTAATAAAAATCCATCTCAAACTTATTTGAGCAGAGTTCATGCCCTGATATTTTAACAAGTTTCAATTTCGTTTATATTTATCTGTGGAATTTGTAATATACAGTATGCACTTATGAGTGGTATAGGTTGTTTTCTCAAAGTTTgagtttatgatttttattatctgGTTGTGTTCATTTGCCTCAAATcctgtattttttatttgagtttTCAGTTATTTGTATCATGACAAAACTCATACTTTAGATGTATTTCAGTTATTTGTATCGTGTGCTATGATCATTATTGTTTGTTGGAAAAGTATTTCAAGTAAACTAAGTGTTTgattaaaagtattttaagtAAAGTAAGGTAACAAGTAAAGTAACTTGTTCTGgtttgccattttttttaatatcgaattatttttccttccaCCATCCATAACAAGATTCTAGTAATTTTCTCAACCtctatattcttatttttcctatattgttgtttgacaaagaaatatttttttttctaggtTTAAGTGTATGAAATTATGTCTAGTAGCTCAACTAGTAAGGCTACCTGGAACCCCCAGACTTTAGATGTATTTTGTGACTTATGCATTAAAGAGGTGGATATTGGACATCGTTCTGGGACTCATTTAACTTCCCATGgatatgaaaatttgattaaggAGTTCACTAAAGAAACTGGATTAGATTACAACAGaactcaaatgaaaaataaatgggattCTCTTAGAACTGATTGGAAATTGTGGAAGAATTTGATTGGCAAGGAAACTGATTTAGGGTGGAATCATATGTTGAGGACAGTTGATGCAAGTGAGGAATggtgggaaaagaaaataaaggaaaatatgcaatTCAATAGATTTCAGAAAAATGGTATTGATCTAGAGttggagaaaaaattaaatttaatgttcaTGAACACTGTGGCTACGGGTGAGCATGTTTGGGTTCCCTCATTTGGTTTTCCTTTAGAGAGTAATGATGCATCTGAATCTCTTCGTGTTGAGAGTACTGTTGACTCTTATGAGTATATTGTGTCTAATGATAGTAAGGGAATCAAAGGTAAAAGAGTGGATATAAAAGGGAACAAAGTAGGAGGTGCTGCAAAACTGTCAAGGTAGTTTGATCGTCTCATTAATGCAGTAGAGAAAAGAAACACAACAACTCCAAACTCTCAAAATGATACAAgaattgtgtgtgtgtgtgtgtgtctacTGGGCTATGTTATGTAACATTGTAATCATTTCAATAAGAGACAGACACACACAATTCTTCGTGTTGAGAGTACTGCTGACTCTAATGAGTATATTGTGTCTAATGATAGTAAGTGAATCAAAGGTAAAAGAGTGACTGTAAAAGGGAACAAAGTAGGAGGTGCTGCAAAA encodes:
- the LOC107176668 gene encoding L10-interacting MYB domain-containing protein-like; translation: MSSSSTSKATWNPQTLDVFCDLCIKEVDIGHRSGTHLTSHGYENLIKEFTKETGLDYNRTQMKNKWDSLRTDWKLWKNLIGKETDLGWNHMLRTVDASEEWWEKKIKENMQFNRFQKNGIDLELEKKLNLMFMNTVATGEHVWVPSFGFPLESNDASESLRVESTVDSYEYIVSNDSKGIKGKRVDIKGNKVGGAAKLSR